The following are encoded together in the Takifugu flavidus isolate HTHZ2018 chromosome 22, ASM371156v2, whole genome shotgun sequence genome:
- the mrps33 gene encoding 28S ribosomal protein S33, mitochondrial produces MSGLSSYAVRMARLSAQIFGEVVNPADSRSLKVVQLFQELPLAKRKEVHEWYPEHKIYYAMTQKLRFLGLFRDEHEDFKEEMIRLRKLRGKVKPKKGEGKRATKKK; encoded by the exons ATGTCTGGCCTGTCCAGCTATGCGGTCCGCATGGCCCGACTCAGCGCACAGATCTTTGGAGAAGTTGTTAATCCAGCCGATTCCAGGTCCCTGAAGGTGGTGCAGCTGTTCCAGGAGCTTCCACTGGCCAAGAGGAAGGAGGTGCATGAGTGGTACCCAGAGCACAAGATCTACTACGCCATGACACAGAAGCTGCGCTTCCTGGGCCTGTTCAG AGATGAGCATGAGGACTTCAAGGAGGAGATGATCCGCCTGAGGAAGCTGAGAGGGAAGGTTAAACCAAAgaagggagaggggaagagagccACCAAGAAGAAATGA
- the tmem178bb gene encoding transmembrane protein 178B isoform X1 — translation MAAGKLLLYAGLSLSLCALGMLAVAMCSDHWYETDARRYRDRCRGLTSRRKDPGFIYIPNNSLPLRARREQKLAPARNRRQLFAMNAVNDCDRQHNSTNMGLWRKCQRLGFNQEIEALIQKGAISRCSYIKYHYSSASIPKNLSYNITKTIRQDEWHSLHLRRMTAGFMGMAVAIILFGWIIGVLGCCWNRGLMQYVAGLLFLMGGTFCIISLCTCVAGINFELSRDPRNLYSLPDDIGHGYGWSMFCAWGGLGLTLISGFFCTLAPSVQPVHRSTCPKSRQENGTVC, via the exons ATGGCTGCGGGAAAGCTGCTGCTCTACGCCGGActctcgctgtctctctgcGCCCTCGGTATGCTGGCCGTGGCGATGTGTTCAGACCATTGGTACGAGACTGACGCCAGGAGGTACCGGGACCGATGTCGAGGCTTGACCAGCCGCCGTAAGGACCCTGGCTTCATCTAcatccccaacaacagcctGCCGCTGCGGGCCCGCCGGGAGCAGAAGCTGGCGCCGGCCCGGAACCGGCGGCAGCTGTTCGCCATGAACGCGGTGAACGACTGCGACAGGCAGCATAACTCCACCAACATGGGCCTGTGGAGGAAGTGCCAGCGGCTGGGCTTCAACCAGGAGATTGAAGCGCTCATCCAGAAAG ggGCCATTTCAAGGTGCTCCTACATCAAGTATCACTACTCCTCAGCTAGCATCCCTAAAAACCTCTCCTACAACATCACCAAGACCATAAGGCAGGACGAGTGGCACTCCCTCC ATCTACGGAGAATGACAGCAGGCTTCATGGGCATGGCGGTGGCCATCATCCTCTTTGGTTGGATCATCGGTGTGCTGGGTTGCTGCTGGAACAGAGGCCTGATGCAGTATGTGgctggcctcctcttcctcatgggAG GAACGTTCTGCATCATctctctgtgcacgtgtgttgcCGGTATTAACTTTGAACTTTCCCGTGACCCACGGAACCTGTACAGCCTCCCTGATGACATTGGCCATGGCTACGGCTGGTCTATGTTCTGTGCGTGGGGGGGTCTGGGGCTCACCCTCATTTCGGGCTTCTTCTGTACCCTGGCTCCCTCCGTTCAGCCGGTACACCGATCCACCTGCCCCAAGTCCAGACAGGAGAACGGCACTGTTTGCTAA
- the tmem178bb gene encoding transmembrane protein 178B isoform X2: MAAGKLLLYAGLSLSLCALGMLAVAMCSDHWYETDARRYRDRCRGLTSRRKDPGFIYIPNNSLPLRARREQKLAPARNRRQLFAMNAVNDCDRQHNSTNMGLWRKCQRLGFNQEIEALIQKGAISRCSYIKYHYSSASIPKNLSYNITKTIRQDEWHSLHLRRMTAGFMGMAVAIILFGWIIGVLGCCWNRGLMQYVAGLLFLMGDEIVCQGHRKLFLPEQIICPWMDFCPFFFYPDVCCHPRITSSYTNVLTETTEEGQVTIP, translated from the exons ATGGCTGCGGGAAAGCTGCTGCTCTACGCCGGActctcgctgtctctctgcGCCCTCGGTATGCTGGCCGTGGCGATGTGTTCAGACCATTGGTACGAGACTGACGCCAGGAGGTACCGGGACCGATGTCGAGGCTTGACCAGCCGCCGTAAGGACCCTGGCTTCATCTAcatccccaacaacagcctGCCGCTGCGGGCCCGCCGGGAGCAGAAGCTGGCGCCGGCCCGGAACCGGCGGCAGCTGTTCGCCATGAACGCGGTGAACGACTGCGACAGGCAGCATAACTCCACCAACATGGGCCTGTGGAGGAAGTGCCAGCGGCTGGGCTTCAACCAGGAGATTGAAGCGCTCATCCAGAAAG ggGCCATTTCAAGGTGCTCCTACATCAAGTATCACTACTCCTCAGCTAGCATCCCTAAAAACCTCTCCTACAACATCACCAAGACCATAAGGCAGGACGAGTGGCACTCCCTCC ATCTACGGAGAATGACAGCAGGCTTCATGGGCATGGCGGTGGCCATCATCCTCTTTGGTTGGATCATCGGTGTGCTGGGTTGCTGCTGGAACAGAGGCCTGATGCAGTATGTGgctggcctcctcttcctcatgggAG ATGAGATTGTGTGTCAAGGTCACAGGAAGTTGTTCTTACCTGAGCAGATCATTTGCCCCTGGATGGATTTCTgcccatttttcttttatcctGATGTCTGCTGCCATCCCAGAATCACCTCCAGCTACACCAACGTCCTCACTGAAACTACAGAAGAAGGACAGGTCACCATCCCATAA
- the mkrn1 gene encoding probable E3 ubiquitin-protein ligase makorin-1 isoform X2 encodes MAEAAVASTVTLPVTGGWTKHVTCRYFMHGLCKEGDNCRYSHDLTSSKPAAMMCKFFQKGNCVFGERCRFEHCKPTKSEEVSNPQMLLLSSTPPSIDPECSESGPRLKTQDWANAAEFVPGQPYCGRAESVDVEISIPLIEELNGDATTDKEELRKQLCPYAAVGECRYGVNCAYLHGDVCDMCGLQVLHPTDSSQRSEHTKACIEAHEKDMEISFAIQRSKDMMCGVCMEVVFEKVNPSERRFGILSNCSHCYCLKCIRKWRSAKQFESKIIKSCPECRITSNFVIPSEYWVEDKEDKQKLIQKYKDGMGRKPCRYFDEGRGICPFGANCFYKHAFPDGRLEEAQPQRRQTGSSSRNRDKLLLTLTGCKVKENLCGTSAPAARPV; translated from the exons ATGGCGGAGGCAGCAGTCGCATCTACGGTGACTTTACCAGTGACCGGGGGGTGGACCAAACACGTAACCTGCAG GTATTTCATGCACGGTCTGTGCAAAGAAGGGGACAACTGTCGCTATTCGCATGATCTGACCAGCAGCAAACCCGCAGCCATGATGTGCAAGTTCTTCCAGAAGGGAAACTGTGTGTTTGGGGAGCGATGCAG gTTTGAACATTGTAAACCAACAAAGAGCGAGGAGGTCTCGAACCCCCAGATGTTGCTATTAAGCTCCACCCCACCGTCGATTGATCCAGAATGCAGTGAGTCAGGCCCTCGCCTGAAGACTCAGGACTGGGCCAATGCTGCCGAGTTTGTTCCAGGACAGCCTTACTGTGGCCGGG cTGAGTCGGTGGATGTGGAGATCTCCATCCCTCTCATTGAAGAGCTCAACGGTGATGCCACCACTGATAAGGAAGAGCTTCGAAAGCAGCTCTGCCCATATGCTGCTGTAGGAGAGTGCCGCTACGGCGTCAACTGTGCGTACCTGCACGGGGATGTGTGTGACATGTGTGGCCTGCAGGTGCTCCACCCCACCGATAGCAGCCAGCGCTCCGAGCACACCAAG GCCTGCATCGAGGCCCATGAAAAGGACATGGAGATCTCGTTTGCCATCCAACGCAGCAAAGACATGATGTGCGGCGTGTGCATGGAGGTGGTGTTTGAGAAGGTCAATCCCAGCGAGCGACGCTTCGGAATCCTCTCCAACTGCAGCCACTGCTACTGTCTGAAGTGCATCCGCAAGTGGAGGAGTGCCAAGCAGTTCGAAAGCAAGATTATCAA GTCTTGTCCAGAGTGTCGAATCACCTCCAACTTTGTCATCCCAAGTGAATATTGGGTGGAAGAtaaagaagacaaacagaagCTCATCCAGAAATACAAGGATGGAATGGG GAGGAAACCCTGTCGATACTTTGACGAGGGTCGTGGAATTTGCCCTTTCGGTGCCAATTGCTTCTACAAACACGCCTTTCCTGATGGTCGTCTGGAGGAGGCTCAGCCACAGCGAAGACAGACTggatccagcagcaggaaccgG gacAAGCTCCTCCTTACTCTCACTGGTTGTAAGGTGAAGGAGAATCTGTGCGGGACGTCTGCTCCAGCTGCCCGACCTGTGTGA
- the mkrn1 gene encoding probable E3 ubiquitin-protein ligase makorin-1 isoform X1 — protein MAEAAVASTVTLPVTGGWTKHVTCRYFMHGLCKEGDNCRYSHDLTSSKPAAMMCKFFQKGNCVFGERCRFEHCKPTKSEEVSNPQMLLLSSTPPSIDPECSESGPRLKTQDWANAAEFVPGQPYCGRAESVDVEISIPLIEELNGDATTDKEELRKQLCPYAAVGECRYGVNCAYLHGDVCDMCGLQVLHPTDSSQRSEHTKACIEAHEKDMEISFAIQRSKDMMCGVCMEVVFEKVNPSERRFGILSNCSHCYCLKCIRKWRSAKQFESKIIKSCPECRITSNFVIPSEYWVEDKEDKQKLIQKYKDGMGRKPCRYFDEGRGICPFGANCFYKHAFPDGRLEEAQPQRRQTGSSSRNRNSRRTQLWDIIDERESTGSLDNDDEEMVTFELSEMLLMLLAAGNDEEVTDSEDEWDLFHEELDDFYEIYL, from the exons ATGGCGGAGGCAGCAGTCGCATCTACGGTGACTTTACCAGTGACCGGGGGGTGGACCAAACACGTAACCTGCAG GTATTTCATGCACGGTCTGTGCAAAGAAGGGGACAACTGTCGCTATTCGCATGATCTGACCAGCAGCAAACCCGCAGCCATGATGTGCAAGTTCTTCCAGAAGGGAAACTGTGTGTTTGGGGAGCGATGCAG gTTTGAACATTGTAAACCAACAAAGAGCGAGGAGGTCTCGAACCCCCAGATGTTGCTATTAAGCTCCACCCCACCGTCGATTGATCCAGAATGCAGTGAGTCAGGCCCTCGCCTGAAGACTCAGGACTGGGCCAATGCTGCCGAGTTTGTTCCAGGACAGCCTTACTGTGGCCGGG cTGAGTCGGTGGATGTGGAGATCTCCATCCCTCTCATTGAAGAGCTCAACGGTGATGCCACCACTGATAAGGAAGAGCTTCGAAAGCAGCTCTGCCCATATGCTGCTGTAGGAGAGTGCCGCTACGGCGTCAACTGTGCGTACCTGCACGGGGATGTGTGTGACATGTGTGGCCTGCAGGTGCTCCACCCCACCGATAGCAGCCAGCGCTCCGAGCACACCAAG GCCTGCATCGAGGCCCATGAAAAGGACATGGAGATCTCGTTTGCCATCCAACGCAGCAAAGACATGATGTGCGGCGTGTGCATGGAGGTGGTGTTTGAGAAGGTCAATCCCAGCGAGCGACGCTTCGGAATCCTCTCCAACTGCAGCCACTGCTACTGTCTGAAGTGCATCCGCAAGTGGAGGAGTGCCAAGCAGTTCGAAAGCAAGATTATCAA GTCTTGTCCAGAGTGTCGAATCACCTCCAACTTTGTCATCCCAAGTGAATATTGGGTGGAAGAtaaagaagacaaacagaagCTCATCCAGAAATACAAGGATGGAATGGG GAGGAAACCCTGTCGATACTTTGACGAGGGTCGTGGAATTTGCCCTTTCGGTGCCAATTGCTTCTACAAACACGCCTTTCCTGATGGTCGTCTGGAGGAGGCTCAGCCACAGCGAAGACAGACTggatccagcagcaggaaccgG AACTCCAGGAGGACACAACTGTGGGACATCATTGACGAGCGGGAAAGCACCGGTTCCCTGGACAATGACGATGAGGAGATGGTGACATTTGAGCTGAGCGAGATGCTCCTCATGCTGCTCGCTGCAGGAAATGATGAAGAGGTGACAGATTCAGAGGATGAGTGGGACTTGTTTCACGAGGAGCTGGACGATTTCTATGAGATTTACCTATAG
- the tmem121b gene encoding transmembrane protein 121B, whose product MISKTEPLPPEESVGPVSSVSLFPEGDSQTTSGSIHPLLSSGGGAARIMTSGESVQNPPAAHTPRRALMYKVLCFLLLILQGGVLDFYLIIFTDLYWCSWIATDLVVVSGWAIFFIKNARSKRERACGFRQKSSVFGCNLGEFTYAYLAWLIYVISCTPKVVLILETSILDLITLKVPCGLTGFKVVVVLSVPLLFCLISAIIEDPNGPSRHRAQSCFLSTCLDLLDAFTLVELMLSSGIPTVYLKSVVMMVSNT is encoded by the exons ATGATATCAAAAACGGAGCCGCTTCCACCCGAAGAGTCTGTCGGTCCagtctcatctgtctctctgtTTCCGGAAGGTGACAGCCAGACCACCAGCGGTAGCATCCACCCGCTGCTCTCCTCGGGGGGAGGTGCCGCCCGCATTATGACATCGGGGGAGTCGGTCCAGAACCCTCCAGCGGCGCACACACCCAGGCGGGCTCTGATGTACAAGGtgctctgcttcctcctgctcatcctccAGGGCGGCGTCCTGGACTTCTATCTGATCATCTTCACCGACCTGTACTGGTGCTCCTGGATCGCTACGGATCTGGTGGTGGTCTCCGGGTGGGCCATTTTCTTCATCAAGAACGCGCGCAGTAAGCGGGAGCGCGCCTGTGGCTTCCGCCAGAAGAGCTCCGTGTTCGGCTGCAACCTGGGAGAGTTCACCTACGCTTACCTGGCCTGGCTCATCTACGTCATCTCCTGCACGCCGAAGGTGGTGCTCATCCTGGAGACGTCCATACTGGACCTGATCACGCTGAAGGTGCCGTGCGGACTTACTGGTTtcaaggtggtggtggtgctgtctGTGCCGCTGCTCTTCTGTCTCATCAGCGCCATCATCGAGGATCCGAACGGGCCGAGCAGACACCGGGCCCAGAGCTGCTTCCTGAGCACctgcctggacctgctggacgcATTCACCTTGGTGGAGCTGATGCTGAGCAGCGGCATCCCCACCGTCTACCTTAA AtctgtggtgatgatggtgagcaACACGTGA